In Tachyglossus aculeatus isolate mTacAcu1 chromosome 10, mTacAcu1.pri, whole genome shotgun sequence, the following proteins share a genomic window:
- the ASB15 gene encoding ankyrin repeat and SOCS box protein 15: MEENDSSEEDCLTSYGIQLSIQDAIEASKPETALYSGRFVPTSDQNRKLVEAIKQGQILELQGCTQYKYALDEADDRGWFPLHEAAVQPIQQILEIVLDASYKSLWEFKTCDGETPLTLAINSGLVGNVTTLLEKGVWPNTKNGKGETPLLIAVRRGSYDMVSTLIKHNSSLHQPCVKRWSVMHEAAKQGHRDIVALLLKSGGDVHLRDGFGVTPLGVAAEFGHSDVLEHLIHKGGDVFALADDGASVLFEAAGGGNPDCISLLLEYGGSGNVPNKAGHLPIHRAAYEGHYLALKYLIPVTSQNAIQKSGLSPVHSAAEGQNVQCLELLIENGFNVDSLLADHVAENYDDGRKTALFFAVSNNDILCTETLLKAGADPNQDPLNCLLVAVRAGHYEIVRLLLSHGANVNCYFMLVNDTRFPSAIQYALADEVMLRLLLNNGYQVEMCFDCMHGDIFGNSFVWSSIEEEILPGWTSSVIKDNPFCEFITVPWMKHLVGHVIRILIDYTDYVPLCTKLKTALEVQKEWPDIRQILENPCSLKHLCRLKIRRLVGVKRLWRPESIEMLPVPPLIKGYILFKEYDLYGQGLKLS; this comes from the exons ATGGAGGAAAATGACAGTTCTGAAGAAGACTGCCTAACCTCCTATGGCATTCAGCTTAGTATTCAAGATGCCATTGAAGCCAGCAAGCCAGAAACTGCACTTTATTCTGGAAG GTTTGTACCTACCAGTGACCAAAACAGAAAACTTGTAGAAGCCATAAAACAAG GACAAATCCTTGAACTACAGGGCTGTACGCAATATAAATATGCTCTGGATGAAGCTGATGACAGAGGATGGTTCCCGTTGCATGAAGCAGCCGTACAGCCCATTCAGCAGATCCTTGAAATAGTTCTGGATG CCTCTTACAAATCCCTCTGGGAATTCAAGACCTGCGATGGAGAAACGCCTCTCACTTTGGCAATCAACTCTGGTCTGGTGGGAAACGTAACGACCTTGCTGGAAAAGGGAGTTTGGCCCAACACCAAAAACGGCAAAGGAGAAACCCCTCTTCTGATTG CTGTCCGAAGGGGTTCTTATGATatggtgtccactctgattaagcATAACAGCAGTCTCCACCAGCCATGTGTCAAGCGATGGTCTGTGATGCATGAAGCGGCCAAGCAAGGCCACAGAGACATAGTTGCTCTGCTTCTGAAAAGTGGGGGTGATGTCCACTTGCGGGATGGATTTGGGGTCACACCCCTGGGAGTTGCTGCAGAGTTTGGTCACAGTGATGTGCTAGAACATCTCATCCATAAAG GTGGTGATGTTTTTGCTTTGGCAGATGATGGAGCATCAGTATTGTTTGAGGCAGCAGGAGGTGGCAATCCAGACTGTATTTCTCTTTTGTTGGAATACGGAGGGAGTGGCAATGTCCCCAACAAGGCTGGCCATCTCCCTATCCATCGAGCCGCCTACGAGGGACATTACCT GGCCTTGAAATATCTCATTCCTGTCACATCCCAAAACGCAATCCAGAAAAGTGGATTGAGTCCAGTTCATTCAGCAGCAGAAGGCCAGAacgtgcagtgcctggaactgcTTATTGAAAATGGCTTCAATGTCGATTCCCTCCTGGCTGACCACGTTGCGGAGAACTATGATGACGGGAGGAAGACTGCCCTGTTTTTTGCTGTCTCCAACAATGACATCCTCTGCACTGAGACTCTCCTGAAAGCTGGGGCAGATCCAAACCAAGACCCCCTCAACTGCCTCCTAGTGGCTGTGAGAGCCGGACACTATGAAATTGTCCGTCTTCTGCTGTCTCACGGAGCCAATGTCAATTGTTATTTCATGCTCGTGAATGACACCCGCTTCCCAAGTGCCATTCAGTATGCGTTGGCTGATGAGGTGATGCTAAGACTTTTGTTAAATAATGGCTATCaggtggagatgtgctttgacTGCATGCATGGGGACATCTTTGGAAATTCGTTTGTCTGGTCTTCAATAGAAGAGGAGATCCTTCCAGGATGGACATCTAGTGTAATAAAAGATAATCCG TTCTGTGAGTTTATTACAGTCCCCTGGATGAAGCATCTTGTGGGACACGTCATTCGAATTTTGATAGATTACACAGATTATGTACCATTGTGTACTAAACTGAAGACAGCGCTGGAGGTTCAGAAAGAATGGCCGGATATCCGACAAATTCTAG AGAACCCCTGTTCGTTAAAGCATTTGTGTCGGCTGAAAATACGGAGACTTGTGGGAGTAAAGAGGCTGTGGAGACCAGAATCAATTGAGATGCTTCCTGTACCACCCCTCATCAAAGGCTATATCTTATTTAAGGAATATGATCTATATGGGCAAGGGCTGAAGCTGTCATAA